From the Candidatus Krumholzibacteriia bacterium genome, one window contains:
- the hemA gene encoding glutamyl-tRNA reductase — translation MLAEPKGLLMIGTNHRQAPLEFREKIAFLPDEADLFLKEARDTLHGSDVFLISTCNRTEIYIVNLNGNSTQDAWRLLSRYKPVDPERDEAFFYRLEGRRAVEQLFGVATGIDSAMLGEPQVLQQVRQASDTSVRAHAAGVVGERLLAAAVRCGKRARAETEISKGAVSVAVAAVSLSHKVFADLSPRTALVVGAGETGTLVAQSLREHGIGRLLLANRGLERARTLATETRGEPMGLDRLDAALATADIVITATSAPAVLIDAPMVRRAQKRRQHASFLVVDIGVPRDVDSAVGDIDNVFLHDIDSLQGMIEQNLLRRRREVPRVERIIRHEVDRFLDWYAGLQAGPVIRELRENLEALRLQEVERAKLTPEQRTVVDQVTQSLLNKILHRPMHLLRETTGQDESSRRRLQTIREVFALDSSAADLDSSTAERDRESAVPDSSAEREE, via the coding sequence ATGCTCGCGGAGCCCAAGGGCTTGCTGATGATCGGGACGAACCACCGGCAAGCGCCGTTGGAGTTCCGCGAGAAGATCGCCTTCCTTCCCGACGAGGCCGACCTCTTCCTCAAGGAAGCCCGCGACACGCTGCATGGCAGCGACGTCTTCCTCATCTCGACCTGCAACCGCACCGAGATCTACATCGTCAATCTCAACGGCAACTCGACGCAGGACGCCTGGCGGCTTTTGTCGCGCTACAAACCCGTCGACCCGGAGCGAGACGAAGCCTTCTTCTATAGGCTCGAAGGCCGCCGCGCCGTGGAGCAGCTGTTCGGCGTCGCCACCGGGATCGACTCCGCCATGCTCGGCGAGCCGCAAGTGCTGCAGCAGGTGCGCCAGGCCTCGGACACGAGCGTGCGCGCCCATGCCGCCGGTGTCGTCGGCGAGCGCCTGCTCGCGGCCGCGGTGCGCTGCGGCAAACGCGCCCGCGCCGAAACGGAGATCTCCAAGGGCGCCGTGAGCGTCGCCGTGGCGGCGGTGAGCCTGTCGCACAAGGTCTTCGCCGATCTCTCGCCGCGTACGGCGCTCGTGGTCGGTGCCGGCGAGACCGGGACGCTCGTGGCACAGAGCCTGCGGGAGCACGGCATCGGCCGGCTCCTCCTCGCCAACCGCGGCCTCGAGCGCGCTCGGACTCTGGCCACCGAAACGCGCGGCGAACCCATGGGACTGGACCGCCTGGACGCCGCTCTCGCCACCGCGGACATCGTCATCACCGCGACCAGCGCGCCCGCGGTCCTGATCGATGCACCCATGGTGCGGCGGGCCCAGAAACGCCGCCAGCACGCTTCCTTCTTGGTGGTGGACATCGGCGTCCCCCGTGACGTGGACTCTGCAGTCGGCGACATCGACAACGTCTTCTTGCACGACATCGACAGCCTGCAGGGGATGATCGAGCAGAATCTCCTGCGCCGCCGGCGCGAGGTGCCCAGGGTGGAACGCATCATCCGCCACGAAGTGGACCGTTTCCTCGACTGGTACGCGGGCTTGCAGGCCGGGCCGGTGATCCGCGAGCTGCGGGAAAACCTGGAAGCTCTGCGTCTGCAGGAAGTCGAGCGGGCCAAGCTGACCCCCGAGCAACGCACGGTGGTCGATCAGGTGACGCAGAGCCTGCTCAACAAGATCCTACACCGGCCGATGCACCTGTTGCGTGAGACCACCGGGCAAGACGAGAGCAGCCGGCGGCGCCTGCAGACCATCCGCGAAGTCTTCGCGCTGGACTCGAGCGCGGCCGACCTGGACTCGAGTACGGCGGAAAGAGACCGGGAGTCGGCCGTGCCGGACTCGAGCGCGGAGCGCGAAGAATGA
- the ccsA gene encoding cytochrome c biogenesis protein CcsA, translating into MHLAIRLLATLLPIAYGLLGVAYALLFFRDDPVARRLAPRALLGTILMHAGFIGLLTLTLRRVPIATSFESLTALALALAIVYFVQEKRSGTPYTGILFVPLVFLCQTLASAFIDPNVVVKERILQSPLFGLHIAAALLGYSGFAVSAIYGLLYLMLHHELRRHRFGIIYDRLPSLDILAGMNWRAAMFGLGCLTLAICAGSLMSLEVYPRFWQDPKVWLSLLTWTVYAACMYTRIAGGWYGTRIVYFTIAGFMLVVFSLLAVNHLFPSFHDFTL; encoded by the coding sequence CTCCTCTTCTTCCGCGACGACCCGGTGGCGCGCCGCCTGGCGCCGCGGGCCCTACTCGGGACCATCCTCATGCACGCGGGCTTCATCGGCCTGCTCACCCTGACGTTGCGGCGCGTCCCCATCGCCACCAGTTTCGAGTCGCTGACGGCGCTGGCGCTCGCTCTGGCGATCGTCTACTTCGTGCAGGAGAAGCGCTCGGGCACGCCCTACACCGGAATCCTCTTCGTCCCCCTGGTGTTCCTCTGCCAGACGCTGGCTTCCGCTTTCATCGATCCGAACGTCGTGGTCAAGGAGCGCATCCTGCAGAGTCCGCTCTTCGGCCTGCACATCGCCGCTGCTCTTCTGGGTTACTCCGGCTTCGCCGTCTCGGCGATCTACGGTTTGCTCTATCTCATGCTCCATCACGAGCTGCGCCGGCATCGCTTCGGCATCATCTACGACCGCCTGCCGTCGCTCGACATCCTGGCCGGCATGAACTGGCGCGCCGCCATGTTCGGTCTCGGCTGCCTGACGCTCGCCATCTGCGCCGGCTCGCTGATGTCGTTGGAGGTGTACCCGCGCTTCTGGCAGGACCCCAAGGTGTGGCTCAGCCTGCTCACCTGGACCGTCTACGCCGCCTGTATGTACACCCGCATCGCCGGCGGCTGGTACGGCACGAGGATCGTCTATTTCACCATCGCCGGCTTCATGCTCGTAGTCTTCTCCCTCCTGGCCGTGAATCACCTGTTCCCGTCGTTCCACGACTTCACGCTCTGA
- the hemC gene encoding hydroxymethylbilane synthase — MIRIGTRGSRLALWQAERTRDVLVSLHRDLQVEIVPIKSHGDEAQHAPIQELQAVGIFTREIERALLDGKVDVAVHSLKDLPTESPPELVLAALLPRDDPRDALIASALRGFDDSNGRAAISALPRAARIGTSSLRRQAQLLRLRRDLEVVELRGNVTTRLAKVEEGELDGILVSSAGLDRLGLWPEGRVRLDPEIMLPAPAQGTIAVQVRAADQETQALVSHADHGPTRSTTTAERLLLHALHGGCRVPLGALATLEGDRLTLRARLLDAMGSKALSSSAAGPVASVQRLAQQVADDLLAQGAADILASLRSPASESDA, encoded by the coding sequence ATGATCCGCATTGGGACCCGCGGCAGTCGTCTCGCCCTCTGGCAAGCCGAGCGCACCCGCGACGTGCTGGTTTCACTGCATCGCGATCTGCAGGTCGAGATCGTCCCCATCAAGAGCCACGGCGACGAAGCGCAGCACGCACCGATCCAGGAACTGCAAGCGGTGGGGATCTTCACCCGCGAGATCGAGCGCGCCCTCCTCGACGGGAAGGTGGACGTGGCCGTCCACAGCCTGAAGGATCTGCCCACGGAGTCGCCCCCCGAGCTCGTGCTGGCGGCGCTCTTGCCTCGGGACGACCCGCGGGATGCCCTGATCGCGTCAGCGCTGCGGGGCTTCGACGACAGCAACGGCCGGGCGGCGATCTCGGCGCTGCCGCGTGCCGCTCGCATCGGCACCTCGAGCCTGCGGCGGCAGGCCCAGCTCCTCCGCCTGCGCCGCGACCTGGAGGTCGTCGAGCTGCGCGGCAACGTGACCACTCGATTGGCCAAGGTGGAGGAAGGCGAGCTGGACGGCATCCTCGTTTCCAGCGCCGGCTTGGATCGGCTCGGGCTCTGGCCGGAAGGCCGCGTGCGCCTCGATCCGGAAATCATGCTGCCCGCCCCCGCTCAGGGCACCATCGCGGTGCAGGTGCGCGCCGCCGATCAGGAGACGCAGGCGCTCGTCAGCCACGCCGACCACGGTCCCACGCGTTCGACGACGACGGCGGAGCGCTTGCTCTTGCACGCTCTGCACGGCGGTTGCCGCGTCCCCCTCGGGGCGCTCGCGACCCTCGAGGGCGACCGTCTGACGCTGCGCGCCCGCTTGCTCGATGCCATGGGCAGCAAGGCGCTCTCGAGCTCGGCCGCTGGGCCGGTGGCGAGTGTCCAGCGCCTGGCGCAACAGGTGGCGGACGATCTCCTCGCCCAAGGCGCCGCCGACATCCTGGCCTCGCTGCGCTCCCCTGCCAGCGAGAGCGACGCCTGA